ATGCGAAGGATTTCAGCGTCAAGGTCGACGGAAGGGAACTGGCTTCTGGGTCATCACTGCTTAATGAGCAGGGAAGAATTATGGTTCCTGTTCGTGGCTTGGGTGAGGCGCTGGGATTAAAAGTCAGGTGGTACGGCGATGAAAGGATGGTCACCCTGCAAAAAGGGGACCTGCTGCTGAAGCTCACTGTCGGGAGCAGGGCGGCTGAGAAAAACGATGGAAAAGTTTTTATGGAGGTTGCGCCGAAGATCGTAAACGGCAGGTGTTTTGTCCCTCTCCGCTTTGTCGCCCAGACCTTTGGCTGCCAGGTGGGGTGGGACCATGGAAGGCAACTGGCTGACGTAAAGAGCGGCAGGGTGAAGGAGGTATCGCTGGGGACGCTCAGCCCACTTGAACCGTTGAATATCTTAAATGCTCTGGGCGCCTGGTACCGGATGAACCACCTGGGCTTCACTCATGTCCAGCTCGTTCAGTATAATTCCCAGTTGAACATTGTGCCGTGTCTTGCCGAAAAGTGGGATGTCTCTCCGGACGGGAAGGCAGTCACCTTTTACCTGGTAAAGGATGCCCGGTGGCACGACGGGAAGCCGGTGACAGCCGAAGACGTGAAGTTTACCTTTGAATACAAACTCAAGCACTTGAAAGAGCTTGCCCGGTGGACGGTGGCCGCAATCGAGAGAATCGAAGTTGCCGACGAGCACACAGTTACCTTCTACTTGAAGGAACCCCTGGTCTATTCCCTCTTTAAGGATCTAGCCATCGGCATCGGGATCATCTTGCCGAAGCACATCTGGGAGAACGTTGAGGATCCCAAGAAATACACCGCAAGGGAGAACCTCATTGGTAGCGGCCCCTTTATTTTCGAGTCCTACGACCCCGCTTCCCAGACCGCCACTTTCAAGGCCAACCACGACTACTTTGCCGGGCAGCCGAGCGTCGAAAAGGTCAAGGTGAAGTATTACAAAAACGTTGATGCCCTGGTAATGGCGCTTAAAAAGGGAGAAATCGCTGCTACATATGACTATGCCATGCCCGTTCCGGCCTCTTATGCCCCTGCCTTGCAGGATGTTCCCGGCCTGGAGCTGGGGGTAATCCCCGACTTGGGAATCATGATCTACATGGCTTTTGGCAGGGAATACCCGGTGCGGGAGAAACCTTTCCGGGAAGCGGTCTCTTACGCCATCGACTACGAGATGCTGGTGAAGGCGATTGCCGGGGATTACGGCGAGGTTCCGGGACGCGGCATCGTGCCCCCGAGCCTCCCCGGGTATGACCCGTCGATCCCCAGGCTAAAACAGGACCTGGCGAAGGCCAATGCCCTCCTCGACCAGATGGGCCTGAAAGACAAAAACGGGGACGGGATAAGAGAGCTCCCGGACGGCTCGAAGCTGAGCATTCCGGTTACGCCCGCCACAAAGAAAGGAAAGGAAACGATGATGGTGAGGGCCGCGGAGGTAATCTGCAGCCACCTGAAAAAGGTTGGAATCGATGCGTATATCGATCCTGAGGTCCTCGGTAATGAAGAGAAGTGGCAGCAACGGGTCTGGAACGACCGCGACTACTGGTTCTACCTGGGCTATGCCACACCGGGCGCGGCCATCTACGACGGGGGTTTGATGTACTTTGTGGATGCCCAGGGAGCTTTCGGCACCCGCGCCGATCCGGAATACGTGCGGATCTACCAGAAAGTCAGGCAGGCAAAAGACGATTCGGAGTGGACTGCTGCCTTAAGAGAAGCCCAACACTACCATGCCCGCGAACTGCCGGGGCTCGCCCTGATCTGGGGGAAGGCCCTGTATCCGTACCGGACGGACAAGTTTAGCGGCTGGGTGATCCGCAGCGGGTTCGGCCCCGTAAACTACCAGACCTGGTTCAGCCTGCGCGCTCATTAAGAAGGCTGCCGGGCAAGGAGGCTGCTAAAGTGGAACTTGACTGGGCAACAGTATGGCACCAGAAGCGCGAGGAGTATTTCTGGACAAGGAGGCTGAAAGAGAAGGGGCTCACCAACGAAGACTACTGGGACAATTACCCTGATGAGCTCTACTTTGACCACGGGTACAAGAATTATCCCGGGGCCATCCTGGAGAAGATGAAGTCTTACCTCGGCCCCAATTCTAGGGTCTTGGACATCGGGGCCGGGGACGGCGCCTATACCGTTCCCCTGGCCCGGATCGTCAAGGAAGTTACGGTTGTCGAGCCCTCGCAGGGGCAGATCCGGAGGTTGCTCAAGAGGACGGAGGGGCTCGAGAACATCAAGATCATCAACAAGCGCTGGGAGGACGTGTCGCGGGAGGAATTGCAGGAGTACGATCTGGTCAACGCCGCCTACTGCTTTGCCATGCCCGATATCAAGGACGCCTTGATGAAGATGTGGGGCTGCACCAGAGGCGTTCTTTTCCTGATCACCCAGGCCGGCAGCTCCCTGGCTGCGGTGTATCCCCTCTTCGTCCCCGACTATGAGCCCCCTCCCGACTATATCATCCTCTATAATGTGGTCTACCAGCTGGGGATCAAGGCCAGCGTGGAGATCAACACCAGGCGCTATCTTTACCCCTGGGACCTGCTGGTCAAGACCTGGC
Above is a genomic segment from Bacillota bacterium containing:
- a CDS encoding class I SAM-dependent methyltransferase; amino-acid sequence: MELDWATVWHQKREEYFWTRRLKEKGLTNEDYWDNYPDELYFDHGYKNYPGAILEKMKSYLGPNSRVLDIGAGDGAYTVPLARIVKEVTVVEPSQGQIRRLLKRTEGLENIKIINKRWEDVSREELQEYDLVNAAYCFAMPDIKDALMKMWGCTRGVLFLITQAGSSLAAVYPLFVPDYEPPPDYIILYNVVYQLGIKASVEINTRRYLYPWDLLVKTWRHDEGIAPEDEDKVRAYLEAEGKLVTKEDGTLWVNCWYRDAMIYAEKE